Within the Salvia hispanica cultivar TCC Black 2014 chromosome 4, UniMelb_Shisp_WGS_1.0, whole genome shotgun sequence genome, the region tctttcaattatttctcTGATCAGATGATATCTTCTAGGAACATGCTTGTTCCTGTTCGTAGCTCTGGGTTCTTTTGCTTGCGCAACAGCACCAGTGTTGTCACAGTACAAAGGTATTGCACTACTGGCACTCGGAACGACACCCAGTTCCTTAACGAACTCTAACAAAGCAACAGCTTCTTTGGCAGCTTCAGATGCAGCAATATACTCGGCTTCGGTGGTGGAATCGGCAGTTGTACCTTGTTTGGAACTATTCCAACTCACTGCTCCACCATTGAGGATAAAAACATATCCAGACTGAGACTTATAGTCGTCATGGTCTGTTTGGAAACTAGCATCAGTATACCCAGTAACTGATAACTCTGGTTGTCCACCATAGACTAAGAAATATTCTTTAGTCCTTCTAAGGTACTTAAGAATAGTCTTAACAGTTTTCCAATGTTCCTCACCGGGATTTTGCTGAAATCTGCCTGTCATGCTAAGCGCATAGGCCACATCTGGCCTAGTAGATATCATGGCATACATAATAGATCCTATAGCCGAAGCATATGGGATCCTCTTCATGTTGTCTCTTTCTTTGTCATTAGAAGGACAATCCTTCTTTGACAATACAATGCCATGTCCCATAGGAAGAAAACCTTTCTTAGAATTCTCCATTGAGAAGCGCCTTAACAACTTGTCTATGTAAGTGGATTGTGATAATCCCAACATCCTATTTGGTCTATCTCGATAGATCTTAATTCCAAGGATATAGGAAGCATCACCCAGATCCTTCATCATAAAGGATCTAGACAACCACTCTTTCACGGATTGCATCATGGAACGATCGCTTCCCATAATCAAGatgtcatcaacatatatgatAAGGTATACGACGTTTCCATTTTCGCGTTTACTATAAACACATGGATCCTCTTTGCTTCTGACAAAACCAAACGATTTGATTGTTCtgtcaaaacaaatattccaACTCCTCGAAGCTTGCTTAAGTCCATAAATGGACTTCTTTAGCTTGCACACTGCATTCGGCCTTTCTTTCGATACAAAACCTTCAGGTTGTGTCATATAGACATCGCCTTCTAATTCTCCATTGAGAAATGCGGTTTTGACATCCATTTgccaaatatcaaaattgtaGTATGCAGCAATTGCAAGTAATATCCTAATGGACTTGATCTTAGCAACTGGCGAAAAGGTTTCATCATAGTCAATGCCTTCGCGCTGACTATAACCCTTTGCCACTAACCTAGCCTTGTAGGTTTGTACTTTGCCATCTgcatctctcttctttttgaaGATCCATTTGCAGCCTATAGGGTAAACCCCATCTGGCAAGTCAACTAGTTCCCAGACTAAGTTGAAGTACATCGAGTCCATTTCAGATATCAAGGCTTCAAGCCACTTCTCTCGATCGGTGTCTGACACCGCCTCGGTATAGGTCTTAGGCTCATCGTCATCTAAATCAACTTCATCATCTTGGTTCTCAACCATTAGATTCAGTCTCTCAGGTGGACGACGAGTCCTTCTAGGCCTATTGAGTTGGTTTTGCTCTGGTTCAGGCTGTTCATTCTGTATGTGAGAAGGTTCAGGAATATCACTATGATCTTCTTGAGGTGGAGGTGATGCAACTATTGCATCATCTTGTCTTTGATGCATCTCATTGTCTTGAGGAGGTTCTTCGAGAGTCCCTCTAAGGTCTCCTCTAATAGTAATTTCCCCTCCCAATAGATCATCAAAAACTCCCACTGAGTTATTGTTCAAACCATTTGACAATACCTCATCCTCAATGTTATCTTGtggttcttgaatttcttcaagaTCTACAATGTTGTGACCTTGTTCCTTTAAGACATAATTGTCTTCAAGAAACGTCACATTCCTAGAGATTATCACCTTGTGATCTCCAGGGTAGTAGAATTCATATCCTCTAGTTTGTTTAGGATATCCCACAAAGTAACACTTCTCACTTTTAGATTCCAACTTATCAGTCATTTGTTTCTTAACAAAAGCTGGACAACCCCAGGTCCGCATATAGTTAAGACAAGGCTTTTTGCCATACCATAACTCATATGGTGTTTTCTCAACTGATTTAGATGGAACTCTATTCAGAATGTAAATAGCAGTCAATAAAGCATGACCCCAGAGAAATAAAGGGAGACTAGCTAAACTCATCATGGATCGAACCATATCTAATAATGTTCGATTTCTCCTTTCAGATACTCCATTCATTTGTGGTGTACCAGGAGGTGTCCAGTCTGACTGAATTCCATGTGATTTCAAGTAATCAAGAAATTCTCGGCTCAAGTATTCCCCTCCTCGATCTGATCGAAGAGTTTTGATACTTTTCCCAAGTTGTTTCTCAACTTCACACTTAAACtctttaaatttctcaaaGGCCTCAGATTTGTGTTTCATAAGATACACATATCCATACCTTGTCAAATCATCAGTGAAAGTAATGAAGTACGAATAACCACCTTTTGCTTGAGTTGGAAACGGTCCGCACACATCTGTGTGGATCAACTCTAGCACATCATTAGCACGCACCCCTTTCCCAGAAAGTGGTTTATTAGTCATCTTTCCTTTGAGACAGAATTCACAAGCACCATatgattcaaaatcaaatgaatttaGATAGTCTAACTTTCTCAATCTCGCTATCCTTTTCTCATTGATATGACCAAGTCTACAATGCCAAAGATAAGTAGCATTATCCGTATTACATAGCTTAAGTCTTTTATTTTGCACATTGAGAATATTCCGTTTGCATTCAAGCATATATAATCCATTCTCTAAAGAGGCATTTCCATAAAACAATCCATTCTTAGAAAACGAGCATCTGCTGTTTGCAAAATGGAAGGAAAAACCCTCGATGTCCAACATCGGAAtggaaataatattctttgaaataactggaacaaaataacaattatgTAAATCTAGTCTATGTCCTGAGGGAAGATCTAATCTATAAGTTCCCACGCGTTCGGCAGCAACTCTTGCTCCATTTCCAACACGTAGGTCTACTTCCCCAGGCCTCACTTTCCTGCTGTCTATTAGACCTTCCACATTATTACAAATGTGTGAACCACAAGCGGTATCCAATACCCAGGATTGTGAGTTATTCATAGACATATTTATCTCAATGACAAACATAGCTGAGCTCC harbors:
- the LOC125220581 gene encoding secreted RxLR effector protein 161-like, with the translated sequence MKRIPYASAIGSIMYAMISTRPDVAYALSMTGRFQQNPGEEHWKTVKTILKYLRRTKEYFLVYGGQPELSVTGYTDASFQTDHDDYKSQSGYVFILNGGAVSWNSSKQGTTADSTTEAEYIAASEAAKEAVALLEFVKELGVVPSASSAIPLYCDNTGAVAQAKEPRATNRNKHVPRRYHLIREIIERGDIKLERVPTDDNLADPFTKPLCIAKHNKHFESLGVKHVGRWL